GCTCGGGGATCGGTCGCGCGATCGCCGTGCGCTTCGCCGCCGAGGGCGCGGCCGTGGTCGTGAACGACCTGGTCGCGGATTCGGCCGAGCGCGTCGCGAAGGAGATCGAGGGCGCGGGCGGCCGCGCGCGCGCCTTTCCCGCCGACGTGTCGGACGCGCGCCGGGTCGAGGCCGCGGTGCGCTTCGCTCTCTCGGAGTTCGGCCGGCTCGACGTGCTGGTGAACAACGCCGCCGCGGTCCTGCCCGGCGCGCTCGAGACGCTGCGCGACGAGGACTGGCGCCGCACCCAGTCGGTCACGCTCGACGGCGTGTTCTTCGGCATGCGCGCCGCGCTGCCGGTGATGGCCGCGCAGGGCGGCGGCGCGATCATCAACATCTCTTCGGGTGCCGCGGTGGCGGGCGAGCCCGGGCTCGGAGCCTACGGCGCGGCCAAGGCCGCGATCGTGAACCTGACCAAGACCGCAGCGGTCGAGAACGCCGCGCGCGGCGTGCGCATCAACACCATCCTGCCCGGCCCGATCGAGACGCCGCCGCTGCTCGCCGCGGTCGAAGCCACCGGCGGACGCGCGGCTTGGGAGCGTCAGATCCCGTGCGGCCGGCTCGGCAAGCCCGAGGAGATGGCCGCCGTGGCGCTCTTCCTCGCCTCCGACGAAGCCTCGTACGTGCACGGCGCCGCGATCGTCGCCGACGGGGGCGTGGCGGCGCGCACGAACTCGCCCCGGTTCTGATCCGCGGACTCACTGCGGCGGAATGGGCGCGATCGTTCCGCTCACGGCGGTGACCACCAGATCGGCCCAGTACACGCCACCGGCACCAGTGCGAATGAGCTCGAACGACCCGGAGTCGCTGGTGACCGGGCTGCTAGTCCAGCAGTCGGACTGCCAGGACGTGGGCTCCGCGCTGCTCTGCAGCCACACCTTCGCCCGCAGTCGCGTGAGTCCGGAAGCCCGGGTCACCCGGTATTTGAACGAGTACCAGCTGCGGGCGGCGGCGGTCACTCCCAGCGCAGCGCCCACCCGGCACGTGAGGGCCGGCTCATTCCAGCCGCCGAGCGCCCAGGCACCGTTCGTGGCCGTTCCGAGCAGGAAATAGGCGCCGGACTGCACGCGCGCGCCGATACCGGCGCGGCCTTGGGGCCGGTCCATGCGCATGCGCCCGGAGATCTCGTACGAGCCCCAGCCCGCCGCGCTTGCGCCCGTATACTGACTCGCGACCACTCCGATGTCGGAGCCGCTGAAGTAGGCGATGCTGCCGTCGCCCAGGTACAACACGCTGAAGATGTTCGTGCCCGACGTGGTCACCGTGTCTCCGCGCAGATCGGTGAAGCCGGGCACGTGCACGCCCGGCGCGTACTGGCTGAAGTTCGACTGCCACAGCGGCGCGCCCAGGACCTCCGTGCGGGCCGCCAGCGTCAGCCGGTTCGAGCGGCGCGACTCGACGCCGCTGGAATCGTACGCGGTCAGCTCGACCACGTAGGACTGCGTCGGGTCGAGATTCCCGATCGAGTAACTCGCCACTCCGGTCGAGTCGGCCGTGCGCGCGCCGATGTCGACCGCGGGGCTGGTGATCGCACCGCTGGTGGCGGTGGCGAGATACAAGTTGTAGCCGCGCACGCTCTGCGGCGGCGGCTTGAAGCGGAGTAGTACCGCATCGGCTCGGGACTCCGCCGGGAGCGCGAGCAATCCGAATCCAAGACAGAGATAGACCCACCCCAACAGCAACCGCAGCAGCAACATCAACGGCCCCCCGAGCGATGCGGAACGGGGAGCAGGTTCGGCCGTCTAGATCGTGCCCGCCGTGACTCTGCTCACGCGCGTTGCGTGATTCGAGTCACTATGCCGGGGAGAACGCGTTTACTCAGCGCTCGTCGCCGGGACCGAACAAGCCGAGGAACGTGCGAGCAAGGTTCTCGTTCACTCGGTGCGGATCGGCGGCGCCGTGCGGCGCGTCGTCGAAAGCGGAGGTCGGCGCCTCGAGCTCCTGCGGCGCGCCGTCGAGCCACTCGTCGACGCGCTCGAGCAGCTTCTCGACGTCGCGAACGCGTTCCGCCACGCGCGCGCGGTGCGCGCGGATCTTCGCGATCGCTTCGGGCCCGTCGGGTGCGCGCATCACCTCGACCACCTCGGCCAGCGGCATCTCGAGCGCGCGCAGCAGCCGCACGCGCAGCGCGTCGGGCAGCTGCTCCGGGCGGTAGTAGCGGTAGCCGCTCTCGCGGTCGACGCGCGCGGGCAGCAACAAGCCCTGACTTTCGTAGTGGCGCAGCGCGCGCACGGTGAAGCCCGCGAGCTGCGCGAAGCGGCCGATCGGGATCATGCGGGCGTCGGGCCCGGAGTCACTCACAGACAAGAGTAGAGCGCGTCGAGCAGCGCGTGCGGCCGCGGATCGACGAGCCAGACCCCCGTGTGCATCAGGTTCATCACGTAGCCGAAGCCGAGCTTCGCCTCGGGGTCGGCCATGCCGAGCGAGCCGCCGGCGCCGCCGTGTCCGAACGAGCGAGGGTTGGGGCCCAGCGGCTCTTCGGGCGGGCCGAGCATGAAGCCGAGCGCGGTCTTGGTCACGAGCGGCAGCACCAGGTCGCGCCCGTAGGCCTGCTGCACGCGCGCCGCGTCGATCGCGGCGCGCCCGAGCACACGCGTGCCGTCGAGCTCGCCGCCGTTGCCGAGCGCTCCGTAGATGCGCGCGAGCGCGTGGGCGGTGGTGTGTCCGTTCGCCGCGGGCAGCTCGGCCGCGCGCCATTCGCGCGAGTTCGGAGACAGCGCGAAGATCGGCGGATTGCCGAACACCTTGGCGACCAGCCCATTGGGGTCCTGTGCCACGAGCTCCATCAGGTTGGGACCGCCGGTCGCGATCGGCCCCTGCACGAGGCTCGCCGTGCGCGCGTCGAGCTCCTCGGGCAGCCCGATCCAGAACTCCGCGCCGAGCGGCGCCGCGACGTGCTCGCGCACGTAGCGGCCCACGCTCATGCCAGTGACTCGCCGGATCACCTCGCCCACCAGCCAGCCGTAGGTCAGCGCGTGGTAGCCGTGCGCCGTTCCCGGCTTCCACCACGGCGCCTGCGCCTCGAGCGCGCCGGTCATGCGCTTCCAGTCGAACAGGTCGGTCGCCTGGAGCGGCTCGGCGATGCCCGCGAGGCCTGCCTGGTGACTCAGCAGGAAGCGCACGGGCAGGGTCTCCTTGCCGGCGCGCGCGAACTCGGGCCAGTAGCGCGCGACCGGCGCGTCGAGCTCGATCTCACCGCGCTCGATCAGCTGGTGCGCGCACAGCGCCGTGATGCCCTTCGTGGTCGAGTACACGTTCGCGAGCGTGTCACGCTGCCACGGGCGGGCCTTGGACTCGTCGGTGAAGCCGCCCCACAGGTCGAGCACGGGCCGGCCCTCGAGATAGATCGTCAGCCCCGCGCCGAGCTCGGCCCCGCTCGCGAAGGAAGCCTCGAAGACCTCGCGCACGCGCTTGAAGCGCGCGTCGCACTGCCCCTGGAGCACGGTGTTCGCCATGCCGCCATTTTACTCCGCGGGCTAGCGCAGCTTCCGGATCACCGTCTCGGCATAGCCCTCGAGGTAGCGGCGCTTCTGGTCCAGGCTCGAGGTCGGGCCCAGCGCGTACAAGAAGGGGTAGCTGACGGTGCCGTGCGCGCCGCGGTCCTGGAGCCGGCGCAGTACGTCGGCGTCGGGCGGGACGGTCAGCGGCACGATCGCCTCGAACGGCTCGCGCGCGCGGCCGGCCTCGGCGCGCAGCCGCGCGATCTCGGCCAGATCGCGCTCGGCTTGGGCGGGGTCGGTGCCGGTGCCCAGCCAGCCGTCGCCCAGCCGCGCGGTGCGGCGCAGCGCGGCCGGGCTGTTGCCGCCCACATAGATGGGGACCGGCCGGCTCGGGGCCGGGCTCATCTGCAGGCGCGGGATGTCGAAGAAGCGGCCGTGGTGCTCGGCCATGCCCGGCTTCCAGAGCGCGCGCAGCGCGCCGATCGACTCGTCGTAGCGCGCGCCGCGCGTCGCGAAGTCGACGCCGAGCTGGTCGAACTCCTCCTTCATCCAGCCGGCGCCCGTGCCCAGCACGAAGCGCCCGTGGCAGAGCACGTCGAGGGTGGCGCACGCCTTCGCGACCGGGATCGGGTGACGCAGCGGCAGGATGTAGACCATGGTCGCGAAGCGGATGCGCGAAGTGACTGCCGCCATCGCCGCCACCACCGAGAACGGCTCGGGCCAGGGAGTCTCGGCGTGGAACCCGGGTACACCATCCTGTGTATATGGATACTTCGAGGCGATCTTCTCCGGGTGGAACAGGTGGTCCGAGACCAGGATGCCCTCGAAGCCGAGCTGCTCCGCGATGCGCGCGATGTCGACCAGCTGCTCGGGCTCGCTGAAGGAAACGGCCTGCCAGAACTTCACTTCGACTTCCCTCCCGCGGGTGCGGTGACCGCCAGCGGCGCCGGCGAAGAGCTGTAGATGCGGTCGCCCTCTTTCGAGCCGTCGGCGTTGGCCGCGTTGCCCGCCCCGTAGAAGGCCACGCGGCCGGTCGCGGCGGGCGGCGCGA
The window above is part of the Myxococcota bacterium genome. Proteins encoded here:
- a CDS encoding SDR family NAD(P)-dependent oxidoreductase translates to MGERLRGKVALVTGAGSGIGRAIAVRFAAEGAAVVVNDLVADSAERVAKEIEGAGGRARAFPADVSDARRVEAAVRFALSEFGRLDVLVNNAAAVLPGALETLRDEDWRRTQSVTLDGVFFGMRAALPVMAAQGGGAIINISSGAAVAGEPGLGAYGAAKAAIVNLTKTAAVENAARGVRINTILPGPIETPPLLAAVEATGGRAAWERQIPCGRLGKPEEMAAVALFLASDEASYVHGAAIVADGGVAARTNSPRF
- a CDS encoding helix-turn-helix domain-containing protein — its product is MSDSGPDARMIPIGRFAQLAGFTVRALRHYESQGLLLPARVDRESGYRYYRPEQLPDALRVRLLRALEMPLAEVVEVMRAPDGPEAIAKIRAHRARVAERVRDVEKLLERVDEWLDGAPQELEAPTSAFDDAPHGAADPHRVNENLARTFLGLFGPGDER
- a CDS encoding serine hydrolase domain-containing protein, coding for MANTVLQGQCDARFKRVREVFEASFASGAELGAGLTIYLEGRPVLDLWGGFTDESKARPWQRDTLANVYSTTKGITALCAHQLIERGEIELDAPVARYWPEFARAGKETLPVRFLLSHQAGLAGIAEPLQATDLFDWKRMTGALEAQAPWWKPGTAHGYHALTYGWLVGEVIRRVTGMSVGRYVREHVAAPLGAEFWIGLPEELDARTASLVQGPIATGGPNLMELVAQDPNGLVAKVFGNPPIFALSPNSREWRAAELPAANGHTTAHALARIYGALGNGGELDGTRVLGRAAIDAARVQQAYGRDLVLPLVTKTALGFMLGPPEEPLGPNPRSFGHGGAGGSLGMADPEAKLGFGYVMNLMHTGVWLVDPRPHALLDALYSCL
- a CDS encoding LLM class F420-dependent oxidoreductase; translated protein: MKFWQAVSFSEPEQLVDIARIAEQLGFEGILVSDHLFHPEKIASKYPYTQDGVPGFHAETPWPEPFSVVAAMAAVTSRIRFATMVYILPLRHPIPVAKACATLDVLCHGRFVLGTGAGWMKEEFDQLGVDFATRGARYDESIGALRALWKPGMAEHHGRFFDIPRLQMSPAPSRPVPIYVGGNSPAALRRTARLGDGWLGTGTDPAQAERDLAEIARLRAEAGRAREPFEAIVPLTVPPDADVLRRLQDRGAHGTVSYPFLYALGPTSSLDQKRRYLEGYAETVIRKLR